A DNA window from Ornithobacterium rhinotracheale DSM 15997 contains the following coding sequences:
- a CDS encoding RagB/SusD family nutrient uptake outer membrane protein, producing the protein MKKIIIAILALFTIYSCQDYLNVKPENVMTVSSYQDVKSLLGGHLKSFQDGDTRQALSNVPIFFSDNKDYLITHFYSDDYDLEKYLDNYMGRNNRGDFQKSQDWKHPDINEQIWKTGFKSIGFYNMVLFELDKVKASEDERNIIKGEVKTLRAWNFFRLLQFFSPYHNNSLGLPLNTNPDKVGDYDKSRKSQVENYDFIINELEEVLNYKTKPKQGYNIFYDKKIVHALLAQVYLYKGDSGAKAATDYEKAIAHAQKAMEGRLSLEEISRNPTENESYGINKEKTYSLLSFMYNDTNRIFNLVGMPAWGMFQYASDELFSLFDENDKRTDLYFNKDKGILKFESEFQYSYCKWDFFTASEMQLIIAESYARKGDEENAKRALKVFTDSRYNKYLSKENLSTLDKILIERRKEFCFDYCMRWIDLTRLQKGFKHKSVGKKKDQKEFFELSNGDFRFCMPIPKSGELQNNKIEQNPGWGNF; encoded by the coding sequence ATGAAAAAAATTATAATAGCAATATTGGCTTTATTTACAATTTATTCTTGCCAAGATTACTTAAATGTAAAGCCAGAAAATGTAATGACAGTTAGTTCTTACCAAGATGTCAAGTCTCTTTTAGGAGGACACCTAAAGTCTTTTCAAGATGGCGATACGAGACAAGCCTTGAGTAATGTCCCAATTTTCTTTAGCGACAATAAGGATTATTTAATTACGCACTTTTATAGCGATGATTATGATCTTGAAAAATATTTGGATAATTACATGGGGAGAAACAATAGAGGGGATTTTCAAAAATCTCAAGATTGGAAACACCCAGATATTAATGAGCAAATATGGAAAACGGGATTTAAATCAATTGGATTCTACAATATGGTTTTGTTCGAGTTGGATAAAGTAAAGGCTTCTGAAGATGAAAGAAATATTATAAAAGGTGAAGTTAAGACATTAAGAGCTTGGAACTTCTTTAGATTACTCCAATTTTTTTCGCCTTACCACAATAATAGTCTTGGTCTACCATTGAATACAAACCCAGACAAAGTTGGAGATTACGATAAATCAAGAAAATCACAGGTGGAAAATTACGACTTTATTATAAATGAACTAGAAGAAGTTTTAAATTATAAAACAAAACCTAAACAGGGATATAATATATTTTATGATAAGAAAATTGTCCACGCTCTTTTAGCCCAAGTGTATTTGTATAAAGGAGACTCGGGGGCAAAGGCAGCAACAGACTATGAGAAAGCAATTGCCCATGCTCAAAAAGCGATGGAAGGGCGTCTTAGCTTAGAAGAAATTTCAAGAAATCCGACGGAAAATGAAAGCTATGGTATTAATAAAGAAAAGACATATTCTTTATTATCGTTTATGTACAACGATACAAATAGAATTTTTAATCTTGTAGGGATGCCAGCTTGGGGTATGTTTCAATATGCCTCAGATGAATTATTTAGCTTATTTGATGAAAACGATAAAAGAACTGATTTATATTTCAATAAGGATAAAGGTATTTTGAAGTTTGAGTCAGAGTTTCAATACTCGTATTGTAAGTGGGATTTCTTTACTGCGAGCGAAATGCAATTGATTATAGCTGAAAGTTATGCCCGAAAAGGTGATGAAGAGAATGCTAAAAGAGCATTAAAAGTCTTTACAGATTCAAGGTATAATAAATACCTTTCCAAAGAAAATTTATCAACATTGGATAAAATTTTGATTGAACGCAGAAAAGAATTTTGCTTTGATTACTGCATGAGATGGATTGATTTGACTCGATTGCAAAAAGGCTTTAAACATAAATCTGTAGGCAAGAAAAAAGACCAAAAAGAATTTTTTGAATTATCAAATGGGGATTTCAGATTTTGTATGCCAATTCCGAAATCAGGTGAGTTGCAAAATAATAAAATAGAACAAAACCCTGGCTGGGGTAACTTTTAA
- a CDS encoding sialidase family protein: MKKFILLLASAMTFAQNAKPMPTILFTNKDKNLNGGCYRIPSLITAQDGTLIAVADQRLNGCGDLKYNDDINIVARRSTDGGKTWSDIESIVDFPKGESASDASMVLNKKTGDIILFYNYMDLKNEKDIFKQHYVISHDNGKTWSKSYDITRQIAPENSYKDFKFITSGRATQAPDGTIYQTLVDLQKKGVFIFYSKNNGVSWNLLTGSVQPADETNIVALPNGNILLNARVAGLGSRKIYEFAPNGKLLRDEVVKALPDPACNGAILDYQVGKQNLLFFSNANDSKKRKNMTIKYSTDNGNTWSQGKVLNPGFSAYSSLAQLDNNDLGILYEVNDYGDIAFSYLPIDWVLSQSVK, from the coding sequence ATGAAAAAATTTATATTGCTCCTTGCTAGCGCGATGACCTTTGCACAAAATGCCAAACCAATGCCTACCATTTTATTTACCAATAAAGATAAAAATTTAAATGGAGGTTGCTACAGAATCCCTTCGCTCATCACAGCACAAGACGGAACTTTGATTGCTGTAGCCGATCAGCGTTTGAATGGTTGTGGAGATTTGAAATACAACGACGACATCAACATCGTGGCGCGTCGTAGCACCGATGGCGGTAAAACTTGGAGTGATATAGAAAGCATTGTGGATTTCCCGAAAGGAGAATCAGCATCAGATGCATCTATGGTTTTGAATAAAAAAACAGGAGATATTATCTTGTTTTACAATTATATGGATTTGAAAAATGAAAAAGACATTTTTAAACAACATTATGTAATCAGCCACGACAATGGCAAAACTTGGAGCAAGTCCTACGATATTACAAGACAAATCGCTCCAGAAAATTCATACAAAGACTTTAAATTCATCACTTCGGGGCGTGCTACCCAAGCACCCGACGGAACGATTTACCAAACTTTGGTAGACCTTCAAAAGAAAGGAGTTTTTATATTTTATTCTAAAAACAATGGCGTTTCATGGAATTTATTAACAGGTTCGGTACAGCCCGCAGATGAAACCAATATTGTTGCCCTGCCAAACGGAAACATTTTGCTAAATGCGCGTGTGGCAGGATTAGGAAGTCGAAAAATCTATGAATTTGCGCCAAATGGCAAATTGTTGAGAGACGAGGTAGTAAAAGCCTTGCCAGATCCTGCTTGTAACGGAGCCATTTTGGACTATCAAGTAGGAAAACAAAATTTACTGTTTTTCTCAAATGCAAACGACAGCAAGAAACGTAAAAATATGACCATAAAATACAGCACAGACAATGGTAATACATGGAGCCAAGGAAAAGTGCTAAATCCAGGATTTTCAGCATATTCATCTTTAGCTCAGTTGGATAACAATGATTTAGGAATTTTATACGAGGTTAATGACTACGGCGACATCGCTTTTAGCTATTTGCCGATAGATTGGGTTTTGTCTCAAAGTGTAAAATAA
- a CDS encoding SusC/RagA family TonB-linked outer membrane protein: MIGNTDPIWIVDGMPLQGEVPNLNSLGGSLDPSLFQSGIGNLSPDDIESITVLKDAAASAIYGARAANGVIVIKTKSGKAGKAKYNVSATFGINERPKSNLNMMNSLEKIQFEKEVYNDLEVSTYGRVTSLLRELSRGLISQQAFDAELDRLGSINTDWFKELYRNSYSMQLNANMSGGTEKTQFYNSVNYLKENGIEYNNDYKRLRLRSRIDHKINDKISMQLDLSGTYRNNVSTASAINPLTYAIYANPYELPNEYDLSWSMTQSRIRSGLRWSTLNVKNEIERNQSNSRYLEGAVRAKLEWKPIKGLSIASQGIASARSNNTNRTEGEGTYTNFVNNWYNFAVSEILPEQVKGSLNEGTSYGNSYTLRNTIEYGLNINQKHYLDLFAGQEISHSITNTSFNYSPIFDQLHRIIGFPALPEGIDVRTIPFSSLGNTGRFESKLVSFFFNGTYSYMDKYVLSGSVRYDGSDVIGNDNQFTPLWNVSGKWNVSKENFFESEIINDLSLRAGFGYTGSIDKNAFPFVLMKFENRYDYDNIIIPTSFVYANPNVKWQTKKDFNIGVESSWLNRRLIFGLNYYNNFVYDLLDRKALALSSGREDVVQNVANLRNKGWEFDLEAKVIKTRDLSWILRGNLSLNKNIVTETFYENLASLPIISSGSGNRNFVKDYPVQGWFGYRFAGVDPENGHTLVYDGNGDVFDMDRLSNVTLGLKAPTPQFLGDFVPPVVGGFSTSLNWREWSLNMNFEFKMGHYIRSFEGFSSISSRNRHISDKSRWRAPGDKALKPEISYNNVAYREYMYDSMLEKGDYLRNTFTSFGYNLPQNWLKNMQIDNARISIGANNLFTITKYKGIDPALMGSLGYPNTRSYNLMINIGF, from the coding sequence TTGATTGGGAATACTGATCCAATTTGGATCGTGGATGGAATGCCGCTCCAAGGGGAGGTTCCTAATTTAAATTCGTTGGGAGGGAGTTTAGACCCATCTTTATTTCAATCAGGAATAGGGAATCTGTCGCCCGATGATATAGAAAGCATTACTGTATTGAAGGATGCGGCTGCAAGTGCAATTTATGGAGCTCGTGCTGCAAATGGGGTAATCGTAATTAAGACCAAGTCTGGGAAAGCTGGCAAGGCTAAGTATAATGTATCTGCAACTTTTGGTATAAATGAAAGGCCTAAAAGTAATTTAAATATGATGAATTCATTAGAAAAAATTCAATTTGAAAAAGAGGTTTATAACGATTTAGAGGTTTCAACATATGGTAGAGTAACCTCTCTTTTGAGGGAGCTTTCCAGAGGGCTGATTTCTCAGCAAGCATTTGATGCAGAGTTGGATAGATTGGGAAGTATTAATACAGATTGGTTTAAAGAATTATATAGAAACAGTTATTCAATGCAGTTAAATGCAAATATGTCTGGTGGCACGGAAAAGACTCAATTTTATAATTCAGTGAACTATTTGAAAGAGAATGGGATAGAGTATAATAATGATTATAAAAGATTAAGATTGCGCTCAAGGATTGATCATAAAATTAATGATAAAATATCAATGCAATTAGATTTGTCTGGTACCTATAGAAATAATGTTAGTACAGCTTCAGCTATAAATCCATTGACTTATGCCATCTATGCAAATCCGTATGAATTGCCAAATGAATATGATTTAAGTTGGTCTATGACTCAAAGTAGAATAAGAAGTGGGTTGAGATGGTCTACACTAAATGTTAAAAATGAAATAGAAAGAAATCAATCAAATAGTAGATATCTAGAGGGTGCCGTTAGAGCAAAGTTAGAGTGGAAGCCAATAAAAGGACTGTCTATAGCTTCGCAAGGCATAGCAAGTGCAAGAAGTAATAATACTAATAGGACAGAGGGAGAGGGAACTTATACAAACTTTGTGAATAATTGGTACAATTTTGCGGTTTCGGAGATTCTGCCAGAGCAAGTAAAAGGCTCTCTAAACGAAGGGACTTCTTATGGAAATAGTTATACGCTTAGAAACACCATTGAATATGGATTGAATATTAATCAAAAACATTATTTAGACTTATTTGCCGGACAAGAAATTTCACACTCTATTACCAATACATCGTTTAATTATTCTCCAATTTTTGATCAATTACATAGAATAATTGGGTTCCCAGCTTTGCCAGAGGGAATAGATGTGAGAACAATCCCATTTAGTAGCCTAGGGAATACAGGTAGATTTGAATCTAAATTAGTTTCTTTTTTCTTTAACGGAACCTATTCTTATATGGATAAGTATGTGTTAAGTGGCTCTGTGAGATACGATGGATCAGATGTTATTGGAAATGATAATCAATTTACACCACTATGGAATGTCTCAGGGAAATGGAATGTTTCTAAAGAGAATTTTTTTGAATCAGAGATTATAAATGATTTGTCTTTGAGAGCAGGTTTTGGCTATACTGGAAGTATAGATAAAAACGCATTTCCGTTTGTTTTGATGAAATTTGAAAATAGATATGATTATGATAATATAATTATTCCAACCTCGTTTGTGTATGCAAATCCCAATGTTAAATGGCAAACGAAAAAAGATTTCAACATAGGGGTAGAATCATCTTGGTTAAATAGAAGATTAATTTTTGGACTGAATTACTATAATAATTTTGTATACGATTTATTGGATAGAAAAGCCCTGGCACTTTCTTCTGGGCGAGAGGACGTAGTTCAAAATGTTGCTAATTTGAGAAACAAAGGTTGGGAGTTTGATCTAGAGGCTAAAGTTATAAAAACAAGAGATTTATCGTGGATATTAAGAGGAAACCTTTCTCTAAATAAAAACATAGTTACAGAAACATTTTATGAAAATCTAGCATCTTTACCTATTATAAGCTCAGGTAGTGGTAATCGTAATTTTGTGAAAGATTATCCAGTTCAAGGATGGTTCGGTTATCGATTTGCTGGAGTAGATCCAGAGAATGGGCATACATTAGTTTATGATGGTAATGGAGATGTTTTTGATATGGATAGACTTAGTAATGTAACTTTAGGATTAAAGGCACCTACGCCTCAGTTTTTGGGAGATTTTGTTCCTCCAGTTGTAGGCGGATTTTCTACAAGTCTTAATTGGAGAGAGTGGTCTCTTAATATGAATTTTGAATTTAAAATGGGACATTACATTCGTTCGTTTGAAGGCTTTAGTTCAATTTCATCAAGAAATCGACATATTAGTGATAAATCAAGATGGAGAGCTCCAGGAGACAAAGCTTTGAAGCCAGAAATTTCATATAACAATGTGGCTTATAGAGAATACATGTACGATTCTATGCTAGAAAAAGGAGATTATTTAAGAAATACATTTACATCATTTGGTTACAATTTGCCACAAAATTGGCTTAAAAATATGCAGATAGACAATGCTAGAATAAGCATCGGAGCCAACAATCTATTTACTATTACTAAATATAAAGGAATAGACCCAGCCCTCATGGGAAGTTTAGGGTACCCAAATACAAGAAGCTACAATTTAATGATTAATATAGGTTTTTAA
- a CDS encoding alpha-amylase family glycosyl hydrolase, with translation MKFHKTLVLLISLACVVSCQKKENKIQTPTLSLDSLKINIPVINVDVEPEDEGREQPEWAKNAVIYEVNVRQFSKEGTLKAVTQQLNRIKDLGADVVWLMPIYPIGKKGRKGELGSYYAIRDYKKINPAFGKEEDLKVLVDSAHALGMKVLLDWVANHTSPDHFWVKANKDFYVLDSAGKKPIKPLGTDWDDVIQLNYSNPQMQDSMISAMQYWVKNFDIDGYRCDVAEMVPMSFWNRARTELDSIKNVFMLAEGEKPELYEAFNATYAFAFKDTILDIARGKKDFNAVYEYFKNTIEKSKPNDLKLYFTTNHDENSWNYTEQEMFGENYKNFTILTYAMAGIPLIYNGQEAGLDKRLDFFNKDVIRWGNYRNYAFFHQINTLHNQNPVMWNNGKPASFEVIKADSNTFQFIRSKDRQVLAFLQNYSDKPQFVAKLSLNGLNTKINLLNNQPIPEDNRGIEIPPHQTIIIGQEN, from the coding sequence ATGAAATTTCATAAAACGCTCGTTTTATTAATTAGCCTTGCATGCGTGGTGTCATGCCAAAAAAAAGAAAACAAAATACAAACGCCAACTTTAAGTTTAGATTCTTTAAAAATCAATATTCCAGTGATAAATGTTGATGTGGAGCCAGAAGATGAAGGCAGGGAGCAACCTGAGTGGGCTAAAAATGCAGTGATTTATGAAGTAAATGTTCGTCAATTTTCTAAAGAAGGAACGCTAAAAGCCGTAACACAACAGCTAAATCGCATCAAAGATTTGGGGGCAGATGTAGTATGGCTCATGCCGATTTATCCCATTGGGAAAAAGGGGCGAAAAGGCGAGTTGGGAAGCTATTACGCCATTAGAGATTACAAGAAAATCAATCCCGCTTTTGGGAAAGAAGAAGATTTAAAAGTCTTGGTAGACAGTGCACATGCTTTGGGCATGAAAGTTTTGCTCGATTGGGTGGCAAATCATACATCGCCAGACCATTTTTGGGTAAAAGCAAACAAAGATTTTTATGTGCTCGATAGTGCAGGGAAAAAACCAATAAAGCCACTCGGAACAGATTGGGACGATGTAATTCAACTTAATTATAGCAATCCGCAAATGCAGGATTCTATGATAAGTGCCATGCAATATTGGGTGAAAAACTTTGATATAGATGGCTACCGCTGTGATGTGGCAGAAATGGTGCCAATGAGCTTCTGGAACCGAGCTCGCACCGAGCTAGATAGCATAAAAAATGTATTTATGCTTGCCGAGGGCGAAAAGCCTGAGCTTTACGAAGCCTTTAATGCAACTTATGCCTTTGCGTTTAAGGATACGATTTTGGATATTGCGCGTGGTAAAAAAGACTTCAACGCTGTGTATGAATATTTTAAAAATACGATTGAAAAATCTAAACCAAATGATTTGAAATTGTATTTTACCACCAATCACGACGAAAACTCATGGAACTATACCGAGCAAGAAATGTTTGGCGAAAACTATAAGAATTTTACAATTTTAACGTATGCTATGGCGGGTATTCCGCTCATTTACAATGGGCAAGAAGCGGGGCTAGACAAGCGATTGGATTTCTTTAATAAAGATGTAATCCGCTGGGGAAATTACCGAAACTATGCATTTTTTCATCAAATCAATACACTGCATAATCAAAACCCCGTGATGTGGAACAATGGGAAACCTGCAAGCTTTGAAGTAATTAAAGCCGATAGCAATACATTCCAATTCATTCGCTCCAAAGACCGACAAGTCTTGGCATTTTTGCAAAACTATTCGGATAAGCCACAATTTGTAGCGAAATTAAGCCTAAACGGATTGAATACTAAAATCAATTTGCTTAACAATCAGCCCATTCCAGAGGACAATCGTGGAATAGAAATTCCACCGCACCAGACCATCATCATCGGTCAAGAAAATTAG